Proteins co-encoded in one Kutzneria chonburiensis genomic window:
- a CDS encoding SbcC/MukB-like Walker B domain-containing protein, whose amino-acid sequence MPHEPNNLGDALHRLSESVHECRTALSARADLDLEADEDVQMFTALVDGVRVGAAELLAILRADAEQSRQEITERERQLFDQTLTGDTRRHLAARIRQAGELVDAMNDRLERVRTASKVAVRLVWQVAPNLPTGTRAARDLLLKDPVRLTESDRESLHQFFRDRIEQAKSNDTATSWEQQLAEVFDYTAWHQFVVKVDRANGEGWQLLTRKLHGALSGGEKAIALHLPLFAAVAAHYQAVPTAPRVILLDEVFVGVDSSNRGQVFALLSALDLDLMLTSDHEWCTYAELDGIAIHQLLTGDGDNAVTTARFVWNGRDLVPDS is encoded by the coding sequence GTGCCACACGAGCCGAACAATCTCGGCGACGCGCTGCACCGCCTCTCCGAGTCCGTGCACGAGTGCCGTACGGCGCTGAGCGCGCGGGCCGACCTCGACCTGGAGGCGGACGAGGACGTGCAGATGTTCACCGCGCTCGTGGACGGCGTCCGGGTCGGCGCCGCCGAGCTGCTCGCCATCCTGCGGGCCGACGCCGAGCAGAGCCGGCAGGAGATCACCGAGCGGGAACGACAGCTGTTCGACCAGACCTTGACCGGCGATACCCGCCGGCACCTGGCCGCGCGCATCCGGCAGGCCGGTGAGCTGGTGGATGCGATGAACGACCGGTTGGAACGCGTTCGGACGGCGTCCAAGGTCGCCGTGCGGCTCGTCTGGCAGGTCGCGCCGAACCTGCCAACCGGCACCAGGGCGGCACGGGACCTGCTGCTGAAGGACCCGGTCCGGCTGACGGAGTCGGACCGTGAATCTCTGCACCAGTTCTTCCGGGACCGCATCGAGCAGGCGAAGTCGAACGACACAGCCACGAGCTGGGAGCAGCAGCTGGCGGAGGTGTTCGACTACACCGCGTGGCACCAGTTCGTGGTGAAGGTGGACCGCGCGAACGGCGAGGGCTGGCAGCTGCTCACCCGGAAGCTGCACGGCGCGTTGTCCGGCGGCGAGAAGGCCATCGCGCTGCACCTGCCCCTGTTCGCAGCCGTCGCAGCCCACTATCAGGCCGTGCCCACCGCGCCGCGCGTCATCCTGCTCGACGAGGTCTTCGTCGGGGTGGACAGCAGCAACCGAGGGCAGGTCTTCGCCCTGCTGTCCGCGCTGGACCTCGACCTCATGCTGACCTCGGACCACGAGTGGTGCACCTACGCGGAACTCGACGGCATCGCGATCCACCAGCTGCTCACCGGTGACGGCGACAACGCGGTCACCACGGCTCGCTTCGTGTGGAACGGCCGGGACCTGGTCCCGGATTCCTGA
- a CDS encoding TIGR02678 family protein — translation MSNLSNQLVIAERDEVARGIRLLLATPLIHERGAPESFDLVRRRRDPIKKWFEYYCGWSLVVEPRLGYARLAKVRAMADASRPPRRHRSGRAPFDRRRYVLLCVAGAELLAAPVTTIGLLADRVTRATATDEVLTTFDASARGERMAFVDVLRMFESLGVVEVVDGATESYVDSAEAKVLYRVDAALLMRLLATTTGVSQLAVPIDEVPTRLDELLAAVSRERRYGVVGTTPVSDVQRNLWLRHSVFRRLVDDPVVYLDDLTDDERAYLNSPTGRQLVRRAAGESGFLLEERAEGMLLVDPDGIATDSRFPDDSSNAKVAALLLLDSMDMAVTIEQLRLTASALLTRFPSWAKAYRGDNGPAELVTDALAVLRGFGLVRIGDGVVHPLPAAARYAVSGARSADQDNAEAQR, via the coding sequence ATGAGCAACCTGTCCAACCAGCTGGTGATCGCCGAACGCGACGAGGTGGCGCGGGGCATCCGACTTCTGCTCGCGACGCCGCTGATCCACGAACGTGGTGCGCCCGAGTCGTTCGATCTGGTGCGCCGTCGGCGCGACCCGATCAAGAAGTGGTTCGAGTACTACTGCGGCTGGTCCCTGGTCGTCGAACCGCGCCTTGGCTACGCCCGGCTGGCGAAAGTCAGGGCGATGGCGGACGCCAGCCGGCCGCCGCGCAGGCATCGATCCGGACGCGCGCCGTTCGACCGGCGGCGCTACGTTCTGCTCTGCGTGGCGGGGGCCGAGTTGCTGGCCGCACCGGTGACGACCATCGGCCTGCTGGCCGACCGGGTCACCAGGGCCACCGCCACCGACGAGGTGCTGACGACGTTCGACGCGTCGGCTCGCGGGGAGCGGATGGCTTTCGTCGACGTGCTCAGGATGTTCGAGTCGCTTGGCGTCGTCGAGGTGGTGGACGGCGCAACGGAGTCCTATGTGGACTCCGCTGAGGCGAAGGTGTTGTATCGGGTCGATGCGGCGCTGCTCATGCGGCTGCTGGCCACCACGACCGGCGTCTCGCAGCTGGCCGTGCCGATCGACGAGGTGCCGACGCGGCTGGACGAGCTGTTGGCGGCTGTGTCACGAGAACGGCGTTATGGCGTCGTCGGCACGACGCCGGTCTCTGACGTGCAGCGGAATCTGTGGCTGCGGCATTCCGTCTTCCGGCGGCTGGTCGACGACCCCGTTGTCTACCTTGATGATCTGACCGACGACGAACGCGCGTACCTCAACTCGCCGACCGGGCGGCAGTTGGTGCGGCGGGCAGCCGGCGAAAGCGGCTTCCTCCTCGAAGAACGGGCCGAGGGCATGCTGCTCGTCGATCCGGACGGGATCGCCACCGACAGCCGCTTTCCCGACGACAGCAGCAATGCCAAGGTGGCGGCGCTGCTGCTGTTGGACAGCATGGACATGGCCGTCACCATCGAACAACTCCGGCTGACGGCCAGCGCGTTGCTGACAAGATTTCCCTCCTGGGCCAAGGCGTATCGCGGCGACAACGGCCCCGCCGAACTCGTCACCGATGCGCTGGCTGTGCTGCGCGGATTCGGCCTGGTCCGAATTGGCGACGGCGTGGTGCATCCGCTGCCGGCGGCGGCGCGATACGCCGTGAGCGGGGCACGCAGTGCTGATCAGGACAACGCGGAGGCGCAGCGATGA
- a CDS encoding TIGR02677 family protein yields MEPIRVPAEMFRFTSGDRAGLYISVLHAFTEANERLETALSLDDLRARLRAVGRLEALEDEDLTRALGQLREWDLVDVNQNHAENYLTAADYERNNLQYSLTRRGEAAFAGVLHALSVLASTGALQTAVLDAIADRLGDLLTLLADDGADRRIFTTVMELEGHLEALSTNTKQFNGELQRLLRADGADLSTFHEVKAATVAYLQEFVTNLDQRARTIEARIGQLEEHGASRLHLRALRGADLPKISGTDPGPEWLAHRQARWEGLCAWFLPPDGARPRVEQLRLVARRAIITLLQVLDRITESRRRASSAVADFRELARWFTVLPAQDDLHRLWATAFGLSSARHAHLGHPDPELVSSSATWAEADPVAVSVLLRSSGRTERFSRTGRVREVAAIKAARAEQALAERAQLEAAWDMLDTDGRVRLSHFGKLDHSVFERLLDLLGKALASSPSAAGTRRSTTSDGKIEIVLRDPADGAVAQLITPRGRFSGPDYEIEIRAFGGRQVKEAAR; encoded by the coding sequence GTGGAACCGATCCGCGTCCCGGCGGAGATGTTCCGGTTCACCAGCGGGGACCGCGCCGGGCTCTACATCTCGGTGCTGCACGCCTTCACGGAAGCCAATGAGCGCCTGGAAACGGCGCTGAGCCTGGACGATCTGCGGGCCAGACTGCGGGCGGTGGGCCGGCTGGAGGCGCTGGAGGACGAAGACCTCACCAGGGCGCTGGGACAGCTGCGCGAGTGGGATCTGGTGGACGTGAACCAGAACCACGCGGAGAACTACCTGACCGCCGCGGACTACGAGCGGAACAACCTCCAGTACTCGCTGACCAGGCGCGGAGAAGCGGCGTTCGCGGGCGTGCTGCACGCGTTGTCGGTGCTCGCCTCGACCGGGGCACTGCAGACGGCGGTGCTGGACGCGATCGCGGACCGGCTGGGTGACCTGCTCACGCTGCTGGCGGACGACGGCGCGGACCGGCGGATCTTCACGACGGTGATGGAGCTCGAGGGCCATCTCGAAGCCCTCAGCACGAACACGAAGCAGTTCAACGGCGAGCTGCAAAGGCTGCTCCGGGCTGACGGCGCGGACCTGTCGACCTTCCACGAGGTCAAAGCGGCGACTGTGGCGTACCTACAGGAATTCGTCACGAATCTGGACCAGCGGGCCCGGACGATCGAAGCCCGGATCGGGCAGCTCGAAGAGCACGGCGCGAGCCGGCTGCATCTCCGTGCGCTCCGCGGCGCCGACCTGCCGAAGATCTCCGGCACGGACCCCGGACCCGAGTGGCTGGCGCACCGCCAGGCACGCTGGGAGGGGCTGTGTGCCTGGTTCTTGCCGCCGGACGGCGCCCGCCCACGGGTGGAACAGCTGCGTCTGGTGGCGCGTCGCGCGATCATCACCCTGCTCCAGGTCCTGGACCGGATCACGGAGTCGCGACGTCGAGCAAGTAGCGCGGTGGCTGATTTCCGTGAGCTGGCAAGGTGGTTCACGGTGTTGCCGGCACAGGACGATCTCCACCGGCTGTGGGCGACGGCGTTCGGCCTCAGCTCGGCCCGGCATGCCCATCTCGGTCACCCGGATCCGGAGCTGGTGAGCTCGTCGGCCACCTGGGCCGAGGCCGACCCGGTCGCAGTGTCAGTCCTGCTGCGGTCGTCCGGACGGACGGAACGCTTCAGCCGGACCGGCCGGGTCCGCGAAGTCGCGGCGATCAAGGCAGCCCGCGCCGAGCAGGCTCTGGCGGAGCGAGCCCAACTGGAAGCCGCATGGGACATGCTCGACACCGACGGCCGAGTGCGGTTGTCCCACTTCGGAAAGCTCGACCACAGCGTGTTCGAGCGGCTGCTGGACCTGCTCGGCAAGGCGCTCGCGAGCAGTCCGTCAGCGGCCGGCACGCGGCGAAGCACGACCAGCGACGGCAAGATCGAGATCGTGCTGCGGGATCCGGCCGACGGGGCGGTGGCGCAGCTGATCACGCCGCGTGGGCGGTTCAGCGGACCGGACTACGAGATCGAGATCCGGGCGTTCGGCGGCCGCCAAGTCAAAGAAGCAGCGCGATGA
- a CDS encoding TIGR02679 family protein — MATGQRGRAEKLSPVLRPVWRAAHERLSSGQPVSRIRLGPLMEEQRAALADLLGLDRLPPETVTVSVARLDEVLIEAVGLPLRDVVAELVGPIGNRAQEREAQGKERADLWVWLKRSDVVVGQPALNDWVEAVRRGGLVEGSTERTKKLLEGTLDVLAELPAAGVPLPVLAQKTLHDPHGLDEGTRQGALVLKALAAIYDVPVPTDVQQKRGLWERAGVADDELSSVVLVAGMRPEGEGVASKVLRACTGHAAALTLGQLRATNWGNGLPETVWVVENPSILALALERFKESCPPLVCTSGWPNSAGILLLSGLAEAGCELRYHGDFDGEGIRIAANVMARTGAVPWRMGAADYLKAVGTVGPSVGRVTEAPWDGQLAEVMREHGITVSEERVADELLAELHSNE, encoded by the coding sequence GTGGCTACCGGTCAGCGAGGTCGTGCGGAGAAGCTCTCCCCTGTGCTGCGGCCGGTGTGGCGGGCGGCGCACGAGAGGCTGTCCTCGGGGCAGCCGGTGAGCAGGATCCGGCTGGGGCCGCTGATGGAGGAGCAGCGGGCGGCGCTGGCGGATCTGCTGGGGCTGGATCGGCTGCCGCCGGAGACGGTGACGGTGAGCGTGGCCAGGCTGGACGAGGTGCTGATCGAGGCGGTTGGTCTGCCGCTGAGAGACGTCGTGGCCGAGCTGGTGGGACCGATCGGCAATCGGGCGCAGGAGCGGGAAGCCCAGGGGAAAGAGCGGGCTGACCTGTGGGTATGGCTCAAGCGCAGTGACGTGGTAGTGGGTCAGCCGGCGCTGAACGACTGGGTGGAAGCGGTGCGGCGGGGCGGTCTCGTGGAGGGGTCGACGGAGCGCACGAAGAAGCTGCTGGAAGGAACGCTGGACGTCCTGGCGGAGTTGCCGGCGGCGGGGGTGCCGCTGCCGGTGCTGGCGCAGAAGACGCTGCACGACCCGCACGGGCTGGATGAGGGGACGCGGCAAGGGGCGCTGGTACTGAAAGCGCTGGCGGCGATCTACGACGTGCCGGTGCCGACGGATGTGCAGCAGAAGAGGGGGCTGTGGGAGCGGGCGGGGGTGGCGGACGACGAGTTGTCGTCGGTGGTGCTCGTGGCGGGGATGAGGCCCGAAGGTGAGGGCGTTGCGAGCAAGGTGCTGAGGGCCTGTACGGGCCACGCGGCGGCGCTGACGCTGGGGCAGCTGAGGGCGACAAACTGGGGAAATGGCCTGCCGGAAACGGTGTGGGTGGTGGAGAACCCGAGCATCCTGGCGCTGGCGCTCGAGAGGTTCAAGGAGAGCTGCCCGCCGCTGGTGTGCACGTCGGGATGGCCGAACAGCGCGGGGATCCTGCTGCTGAGCGGGCTGGCGGAAGCAGGCTGTGAGCTGCGGTATCACGGGGACTTCGACGGCGAAGGGATCCGGATCGCGGCGAATGTGATGGCCAGGACGGGCGCGGTGCCGTGGCGGATGGGGGCGGCGGACTACCTGAAAGCGGTGGGCACGGTCGGGCCTAGTGTGGGCAGGGTGACGGAAGCGCCCTGGGATGGGCAGCTGGCCGAGGTGATGCGGGAGCACGGCATCACGGTGAGCGAGGAGCGGGTGGCGGACGAACTGCTGGCAGAGCTGCACTCGAACGAGTGA
- a CDS encoding Eco57I restriction-modification methylase domain-containing protein yields MATRELFGLDALVLPESLQQAVQHGEVFTRRWVVETILDLVGYTADQDLADAVIVEPACGGGAFLGPVVERLSASCRKHGRSLLDAVQAIEAYDLLDRNVQASRDLVGQQLLADGFESTDVEKVVNSWIGQGDYLLQESSVHLADFVVGNPPYIRLEDVPDIRMNAYRSSCSTMGGRADIYVGFYEVALRSLKPGGRLGFICADRWMRNQYGRNLRGMVTRRFSVDLVLTMHDVDAFQEQVSAYPAITVISNAVQGSAIAADATGRFDAQQAKEFVAWTSKVGQARVDKPAYHAARLPHWFPGDDSWPAASPARLAVLEDLSDRCQLLEDVSTGTRVGIGVATGADSVFITHRSDAADVEEDRLLPLAMVRDTTSGELDWNGTHLVNPWDAQGKLVDLDVYPRLAQYFNRHAAALRKRYVATKQPDNWYKTIDKVDHRLTARPKLLFPDMKLAIHPVLDPGGFYPHHNLYYITSDKWDMRVLGGLLLSKVAEAFVSAYAVKMRGGTLRFQAQYLRKIRVPDPAAIRDDVRIALAEAFDRRDVQAATTAALKAYGLVELPD; encoded by the coding sequence GTGGCAACTCGTGAGCTGTTCGGCCTGGACGCACTGGTCTTGCCGGAGTCGTTGCAACAGGCCGTCCAGCACGGCGAGGTGTTTACCAGGCGTTGGGTTGTGGAGACGATCCTCGACCTGGTCGGCTACACGGCCGATCAGGACCTTGCTGACGCGGTCATCGTGGAGCCGGCATGTGGTGGCGGGGCTTTTCTGGGTCCGGTAGTCGAACGCTTGAGCGCGTCGTGTCGTAAGCACGGACGATCTTTGTTGGATGCCGTCCAAGCAATCGAGGCCTACGACTTGCTGGATCGCAATGTCCAGGCAAGCCGAGACCTGGTCGGGCAACAGTTGCTCGCCGATGGGTTCGAGTCAACCGACGTCGAAAAGGTCGTTAATTCCTGGATCGGACAAGGCGACTATCTGCTGCAAGAGTCGAGCGTTCATCTCGCAGACTTCGTAGTTGGCAACCCGCCCTATATCCGGCTGGAGGACGTGCCGGATATTCGCATGAATGCTTATCGATCTTCCTGTTCGACTATGGGTGGACGGGCCGACATCTACGTCGGCTTCTACGAAGTAGCCCTGCGTAGCCTTAAGCCTGGCGGCCGGCTCGGGTTCATCTGTGCCGATCGGTGGATGCGTAACCAATACGGTCGTAATCTTCGTGGCATGGTGACTCGGCGTTTTAGTGTGGACCTTGTGTTGACGATGCATGACGTCGACGCGTTCCAGGAGCAGGTATCTGCATACCCGGCCATTACCGTTATAAGTAATGCTGTACAAGGTTCGGCCATTGCTGCTGACGCCACAGGGCGGTTCGATGCTCAACAGGCCAAGGAGTTCGTCGCCTGGACGTCGAAGGTGGGCCAAGCTCGCGTCGACAAACCGGCATATCATGCGGCTCGGCTGCCGCATTGGTTCCCCGGCGACGACTCGTGGCCGGCGGCGTCACCAGCGCGGTTGGCGGTGCTTGAAGACCTCAGTGACCGTTGCCAACTACTAGAGGATGTGTCCACCGGCACGCGGGTTGGCATCGGGGTTGCAACCGGCGCGGACAGCGTCTTCATTACTCATCGCAGTGATGCTGCGGATGTAGAGGAAGACCGGCTCCTGCCGCTAGCGATGGTTCGCGACACTACTAGTGGCGAGCTCGACTGGAACGGGACCCACCTGGTAAACCCGTGGGACGCGCAAGGAAAATTGGTTGACCTTGATGTCTACCCGCGACTGGCGCAGTACTTCAATCGCCATGCTGCGGCGCTGCGTAAGCGTTACGTGGCTACTAAACAACCCGATAATTGGTACAAGACTATCGACAAAGTCGATCATCGGCTCACTGCACGCCCGAAACTTTTGTTCCCAGACATGAAGCTTGCCATCCATCCGGTCCTCGACCCCGGCGGGTTTTATCCGCACCACAATCTATATTACATCACTTCGGATAAATGGGATATGCGGGTGCTTGGTGGCCTTCTCTTGTCGAAGGTCGCTGAGGCTTTTGTATCAGCGTATGCTGTGAAGATGCGAGGTGGCACACTCCGATTTCAAGCTCAGTACTTGCGCAAGATTCGTGTGCCCGACCCG
- a CDS encoding TIGR02680 family protein: MTITELPWRAAEPLEREAHRWVPTRAGILNVWRYYDEVFEFQRGRLLLRGENGSGKSKALELLLPYLFDANLRANRLSTFGTSERTMHWNLMGDGASGTTRVGYVWVEFRQGDTWFSCGARLQASNHTTAVHADYFTTTLRVGDGLELVTDSGTPLTRNALEQALGDHGLLHGNATEYRSAIRTTLFPGLSEQRYDALITALLQLRTPKLSQRLDPSLLSTLLSRALPPLDQQEIADLAEGFERLDRQRERLTALDAEVTAARTLGGRQRTYAQRVLRAAAATLISATTELDNLTKSARRSAEQHDQVAEQKAETEARIETLVVDEEETQARIAGLVESDAYQHGHELDQLRQHTSAAESRAVAARSDAEAKRRQAVKDAETAANAERDAELRAGTEAVRAADARQAAARAGLIGVHAEVTETLTTAAKQSRVLLRAAVQGRARQIALVRDALAEHATAVDRRQQAETDLEDARSDLSAAEESRAEAAERCEQALTRLVDDLRAWARDCRELAFPDLDMFDELVENEAALLEHVDAVAGSATDVLVRAESSTEAEQDAKKSERDGLADELDALGKKQDLPPEAPPTRTADRSTMAGAPLWRLVRFADSVPESTQASIEAALQSAGVLDAWVGADGAVTGHDVFAVAEAVPPAAGQSLSDVLIPERDAVVPASVVARLLAGVAYGDRAPAGHPAAVGADGSWRLGNLVGSWQKPHAAYIGAVARERARQRRMGELRAQIDQLDTELGALASRLQAIQARRSALARERAARPPYGDVRAARDSLTRKESDVESANRHVRKQLDTLSKRESAVSASLHELTVLAAEHGMPTDRAALDNVERAVEAFRDQAEIWLDSHDELMAARRQRDTAADWAARSGAVAGEREHDAAEAEENTAGSPRSWRPSNAPSASSTGRFSPSCATCAFGDPTWPRDWWPRGQRHPTSPSDSASWASGASPTSRPAMGRWWCGTTLRVASVTSPAGPCRPTAVSRISVDSPRRSQRPTVSERRSTPPARWRPRGRTCHTSRTISATRCTASPSPCTSAVRR, from the coding sequence ATGACGATCACCGAGCTGCCGTGGCGCGCGGCTGAGCCCCTTGAACGTGAGGCGCATCGCTGGGTCCCGACGCGAGCGGGCATTCTCAACGTCTGGCGTTATTACGACGAGGTTTTCGAGTTCCAGCGGGGCCGGCTGTTGTTGCGCGGGGAGAACGGCAGCGGCAAGTCGAAGGCGCTGGAGCTGTTGCTGCCGTACCTTTTCGACGCGAACCTGCGCGCCAACCGTTTGTCGACGTTCGGCACCAGCGAACGGACGATGCACTGGAACCTCATGGGTGACGGCGCATCGGGAACCACCCGGGTCGGCTACGTGTGGGTCGAGTTCCGCCAGGGCGACACGTGGTTCAGCTGCGGGGCACGACTCCAGGCAAGCAACCACACGACGGCCGTACATGCCGACTACTTCACCACGACCCTGCGCGTCGGCGACGGGCTGGAGTTGGTGACCGACTCGGGCACACCGCTGACCAGAAACGCGCTCGAACAGGCACTCGGTGACCACGGCTTGTTGCACGGCAACGCGACCGAATACCGGTCGGCGATCCGCACGACGCTGTTTCCCGGGTTGAGCGAGCAGCGTTACGACGCGCTGATCACCGCGCTGTTGCAGCTGCGGACGCCGAAGTTGTCCCAGCGGCTCGACCCGTCACTGCTGTCCACACTGCTGTCACGGGCCCTGCCTCCGTTGGACCAGCAGGAGATCGCCGATCTCGCCGAGGGTTTCGAGCGACTGGACCGGCAGCGGGAACGTCTCACAGCCCTGGACGCGGAGGTCACGGCGGCCCGCACGCTCGGCGGCCGGCAGCGGACCTACGCGCAACGGGTGCTGCGGGCCGCGGCCGCCACGCTCATCTCGGCCACCACCGAGCTGGACAATCTCACCAAGTCCGCCCGGCGGTCGGCCGAGCAGCACGACCAGGTGGCCGAGCAGAAAGCCGAGACCGAAGCGCGGATCGAAACGCTTGTTGTCGACGAGGAGGAAACCCAGGCGCGGATCGCCGGGCTCGTCGAGAGCGACGCGTACCAGCACGGCCACGAACTCGACCAGCTACGGCAGCACACATCCGCGGCAGAATCCCGTGCTGTTGCCGCACGGTCGGACGCGGAAGCGAAGCGCCGGCAAGCTGTCAAGGATGCCGAGACTGCGGCGAACGCCGAGCGCGATGCCGAGCTGCGCGCTGGCACCGAGGCGGTCCGGGCGGCCGACGCCCGCCAGGCCGCGGCTCGGGCGGGGTTGATCGGCGTGCATGCTGAAGTCACCGAAACCCTGACCACAGCAGCCAAGCAGTCGCGGGTGCTGCTCCGCGCAGCCGTGCAAGGCCGGGCAAGGCAGATCGCCCTTGTCCGCGACGCGTTGGCCGAGCACGCAACGGCCGTGGACCGTCGGCAACAAGCGGAGACCGACCTCGAAGACGCGCGCTCCGATCTTTCCGCGGCTGAGGAAAGTCGCGCCGAGGCGGCCGAGAGGTGCGAACAGGCGCTGACCCGCCTCGTCGACGATCTTCGAGCCTGGGCGCGCGACTGCCGGGAACTCGCGTTTCCCGATCTCGACATGTTCGACGAGTTGGTCGAGAACGAGGCGGCCCTGCTCGAGCATGTCGATGCCGTGGCCGGCTCGGCGACCGACGTGCTGGTGCGGGCCGAATCGTCGACCGAGGCCGAGCAGGATGCCAAAAAGTCCGAACGGGACGGTCTCGCCGACGAGCTCGATGCCCTTGGGAAAAAGCAGGATCTGCCGCCGGAGGCACCGCCGACGCGGACCGCGGACCGCTCGACCATGGCCGGGGCGCCGCTGTGGCGGTTGGTGCGTTTCGCCGACTCGGTGCCGGAGTCGACGCAGGCGTCGATCGAGGCCGCGTTGCAGTCGGCTGGCGTGCTCGATGCGTGGGTCGGCGCAGATGGCGCGGTGACCGGCCACGACGTCTTCGCGGTGGCCGAAGCCGTGCCACCGGCGGCCGGGCAGTCGTTGTCCGACGTGTTGATCCCAGAGAGGGATGCGGTCGTGCCGGCCAGCGTCGTGGCTCGGCTCCTCGCCGGCGTCGCATACGGTGACCGTGCGCCGGCCGGGCATCCGGCGGCGGTCGGGGCCGATGGCAGCTGGCGACTGGGCAATCTGGTCGGCAGCTGGCAAAAGCCGCATGCCGCGTACATCGGCGCGGTCGCGCGGGAACGGGCCAGGCAGCGGCGAATGGGCGAACTGCGGGCCCAGATCGATCAGCTCGACACCGAGCTCGGCGCACTGGCGTCACGGTTGCAGGCCATCCAGGCGCGGCGATCGGCTCTCGCCCGGGAGCGCGCGGCCCGCCCTCCGTACGGCGATGTGCGGGCGGCAAGGGATTCGCTGACCCGTAAGGAATCTGACGTCGAGTCGGCGAACCGCCACGTGCGCAAGCAGCTCGACACGCTGTCGAAACGCGAATCCGCGGTAAGCGCGTCACTACATGAGTTGACCGTCCTCGCGGCCGAGCACGGCATGCCGACCGATCGGGCCGCGCTAGACAACGTCGAACGTGCGGTGGAAGCGTTTCGGGATCAGGCGGAGATCTGGCTCGACAGCCACGACGAGCTCATGGCCGCCCGCCGTCAACGGGACACGGCGGCCGACTGGGCGGCCCGATCAGGCGCCGTCGCAGGCGAACGGGAGCACGACGCCGCCGAGGCCGAGGAGAACACCGCCGGCTCGCCGCGAAGCTGGAGACCGTCGAACGCACCGTCGGCGTCGAGTACCGGGAGGTTCTCGCCGAGCTGCGCGACCTGCGCATTCGGCGATCCGACCTGGCCAAGGGATTGGTGGCCGCGCGGGCAAAGGCATCCGACCTCGCCATCCGACTCGGCGAGCTGGGCGAGCGGCGCAAGTCCGACATCCAGGCCCGCGATGGGGCGCTGGTGGTGCGGGACAACGCTGCGCGTCGCTTCCGTCACCTCGCCGGCGGGACCCTGTCGGCCGACAGCGGTTTCCCGGATCTCAGTGGACTCGCCGCGACGCTCACAGCGTCCGACGGTGTCCGAGCGGCGCTCGACGCCGCCCGCTCGGTGGCGTCCACGTGGCCGAACGTGCCACACGAGCCGAACAATCTCGGCGACGCGCTGCACCGCCTCTCCGAGTCCGTGCACGAGTGCCGTACGGCGCTGA